In Streptomyces sp. NBC_00448, the following are encoded in one genomic region:
- a CDS encoding Lrp/AsnC family transcriptional regulator gives MAREQMAEDAQGVRPLDAIDRTILRLLQEDGRASIRSVAERVHVSRANAYARINRLVEDGVIRGFSARIDHERAGHGASAYITLRIVQNSWRTVRQKLVTLPGVVHIALVSGDFDVLLLVHTVDNRSLRELVLTRLQAIEEVLSSRTLLVFEETDLVVGDWPRQENGPDGYPTI, from the coding sequence ATGGCGAGAGAACAGATGGCCGAAGACGCACAAGGGGTCCGACCTCTGGACGCGATCGACCGCACGATCCTGCGGCTGCTCCAGGAGGACGGCAGGGCGTCGATACGCTCCGTGGCCGAGCGTGTACACGTATCCCGGGCCAACGCGTACGCCCGGATCAACCGGCTGGTCGAGGACGGAGTCATCCGAGGGTTCAGCGCCCGGATCGACCACGAACGCGCCGGGCACGGCGCCTCCGCGTACATCACGCTCAGGATCGTCCAGAACTCGTGGCGGACCGTCCGGCAGAAACTCGTCACTCTTCCGGGTGTCGTCCATATCGCACTGGTCAGCGGGGACTTCGACGTCCTGCTGCTGGTGCACACGGTCGACAACCGCAGCCTGCGCGAACTGGTGCTCACCCGGCTGCAGGCGATCGAGGAGGTGCTCAGCAGCCGCACGCTGCTGGTCTTCGAGGAGACCGACCTGGTGGTCGGGGACTGGCCGCGGCAGGAGAACGGCCCGGACGGGTACCCGACGATCTAG
- a CDS encoding HTTM domain-containing protein: MTAPRTHAETPAGRHVPATPTYAGVTAALDRGVTRGLARITSGAIGPYQSAVVRIGMSLTWLLYLLREFPHRGALYGPHSAWGFDLAQRLLAGNHAFSVLMWSDSRAWFEIGYAFAILASAALMLGWRTRTSALMFMVGVLSLQNRSVFMGDGGDNVVHIIAIYLAFTRCGQVWSLDSRRARRRAEKAEAEAEVSSAAVEAGGQGSGAGVDAAGDVSTEPAPGARAARAGVDPVGVALWTVFGAVLLAASFGDKLSTGWDLVFWACWVGHAVWWAVRRYAPGEPRTVLDIIANVVHNGAMLVIVVEVCLIYSTAGWYKIQGSRWQDGTALYYPLHLDDFTPWPALSHTLASHAVMVMLITYGTVIVQVAFPFTLFNRRVKNVLLVGMIIEHASIAVVLGLPFFSLAMISADAVFLPTGFLLWAEQRITGRRRGRERATGALPGQRADDLAAPAVGPPPPSAVT, translated from the coding sequence ATGACCGCGCCCCGCACCCACGCCGAGACCCCGGCCGGGCGGCACGTCCCGGCCACGCCCACGTACGCCGGCGTGACCGCCGCACTCGACCGCGGTGTCACCCGCGGCCTGGCCCGGATCACCAGCGGCGCCATCGGCCCGTACCAGAGTGCGGTGGTCCGGATCGGCATGTCGCTGACCTGGCTGCTGTACCTGCTGCGGGAGTTCCCGCACCGCGGCGCGCTCTACGGCCCGCACAGCGCCTGGGGGTTCGACCTGGCGCAGCGGCTGCTGGCCGGCAACCACGCGTTCAGCGTCCTGATGTGGAGCGACAGCCGGGCCTGGTTCGAGATCGGCTACGCCTTCGCGATCCTGGCGAGCGCGGCGCTGATGCTGGGCTGGCGGACGCGGACGTCCGCGCTGATGTTCATGGTCGGGGTGCTGTCGCTCCAGAACCGCAGCGTCTTCATGGGCGACGGCGGCGACAACGTGGTCCACATCATCGCGATCTACCTCGCCTTCACCCGCTGCGGCCAGGTCTGGTCGCTCGACAGCCGCAGGGCGCGGCGCCGCGCGGAGAAGGCGGAGGCCGAGGCCGAGGTGTCCTCGGCAGCGGTGGAAGCCGGCGGTCAGGGCTCTGGCGCCGGGGTGGACGCGGCCGGCGACGTGAGCACGGAGCCGGCGCCCGGCGCCCGGGCCGCGCGCGCCGGGGTCGATCCGGTCGGCGTGGCGCTGTGGACGGTCTTCGGCGCGGTGCTGCTCGCCGCGTCGTTCGGGGACAAGCTCAGCACCGGCTGGGACCTGGTCTTCTGGGCCTGCTGGGTCGGGCACGCGGTGTGGTGGGCGGTCCGCCGCTACGCGCCCGGCGAGCCGCGCACGGTGCTCGACATCATCGCCAACGTGGTCCACAACGGCGCGATGCTCGTGATCGTGGTCGAGGTGTGCCTGATCTACTCCACCGCCGGCTGGTACAAGATCCAGGGCAGCCGCTGGCAGGACGGCACCGCGCTGTACTACCCGCTGCACCTGGACGACTTCACGCCCTGGCCGGCGCTGTCCCACACGCTGGCGAGCCACGCCGTCATGGTCATGCTGATCACCTACGGCACGGTGATCGTCCAGGTCGCCTTCCCCTTCACCCTTTTCAACCGCCGGGTGAAGAACGTGCTGCTGGTCGGAATGATCATCGAGCACGCCTCGATCGCCGTGGTGCTGGGGCTGCCCTTCTTCTCGCTGGCGATGATCTCCGCCGACGCGGTCTTCCTGCCGACCGGTTTCCTGCTCTGGGCCGAGCAGCGGATCACCGGCCGCCGGCGCGGCCGGGAGCGCGCCACCGGGGCCCTGCCGGGCCAGCGCGCCGACGACCTCGCCGCGCCCGCCGTGGGCCCGCCGCCACCGTCGGCCGTCACCTGA
- the paaN gene encoding phenylacetic acid degradation protein PaaN has translation MSADLSTVLLVDRHRGTLDQALEAVRTRAFWSPHPEHPKAYPDVEAGRAAFEARLGGRFPLDQPGTDEWTGDEHSPYGIDLGIQYPHPDPDVLLPAMRAAVPAWREAGPEIRALVCLEIIARINARTQEFAHAVMHTTGQAFTMALQAGGPHAQDRGVEAVAYAYVEQVRTPETAEWTKPQGKRDPIGLRKTFTAVPRGIGLVIGCNTFPTWNGYPGLFASLATGNAVLVKPHPRAVLPLALTVETAREVLAEAGYPRDLVCLAVDRPGEGLAKTLALRPEIRLIDYTGSTSFGDWLEANARQAQVYTEKAGVNTVVIDSTDDYRGMLANLAFSLSLYSGQMCTTPQNLLIPRDGISTDQGPRSYDEVVADLAAAVDKLLGDDARANALLGALVNADVKSRLDAAPGIGGVALASRAVTHPDFPDAVVRTPALVTLDGAKPDAESAYLTECFGPVSFAVAVDSTADALELLRRTIRDKGAMTVAGYTTSPQVERELEEVCFEECAQLSLNLTGGVYVNQTAAFSDFHGSGGNPAANSALCDGAFVADRFRVVEVRRPA, from the coding sequence ATGTCCGCCGATCTCTCCACCGTGCTCCTGGTCGACCGCCACCGCGGCACCCTCGACCAGGCACTGGAGGCCGTCAGGACCCGCGCGTTCTGGTCGCCGCACCCCGAACACCCCAAGGCGTATCCCGACGTCGAGGCCGGCCGCGCCGCCTTCGAGGCGCGTCTCGGCGGCCGTTTCCCGCTCGACCAGCCGGGCACCGACGAGTGGACCGGCGACGAGCACTCGCCGTACGGCATCGACCTCGGCATCCAGTACCCGCACCCCGATCCCGACGTGCTGCTGCCCGCCATGCGCGCGGCGGTGCCCGCCTGGCGCGAGGCCGGTCCCGAGATCCGCGCCCTGGTCTGCCTGGAGATCATCGCGCGGATCAACGCGCGGACCCAGGAGTTCGCGCACGCCGTGATGCACACCACCGGCCAGGCGTTCACCATGGCGCTCCAGGCCGGCGGCCCGCACGCGCAGGACCGCGGCGTGGAGGCGGTCGCGTACGCGTACGTGGAGCAGGTCCGCACCCCGGAGACCGCGGAGTGGACCAAGCCGCAGGGCAAGCGGGACCCGATCGGCCTGCGCAAGACGTTCACGGCGGTGCCGCGCGGCATCGGCCTGGTCATCGGCTGCAACACCTTCCCGACGTGGAACGGCTACCCGGGCCTGTTCGCCTCCCTCGCGACCGGGAACGCGGTGCTGGTCAAGCCGCACCCGCGGGCCGTGCTGCCGCTCGCGCTGACCGTCGAGACCGCCCGCGAGGTGCTCGCCGAGGCGGGCTATCCGCGGGATCTGGTCTGCCTGGCGGTGGACCGTCCGGGTGAAGGGCTCGCCAAGACCCTCGCGCTGCGCCCCGAGATCCGCCTCATCGACTACACCGGGTCCACCTCCTTCGGCGACTGGCTGGAGGCGAACGCGCGGCAGGCCCAGGTCTACACCGAGAAGGCCGGCGTCAACACCGTGGTGATCGACTCCACCGACGACTACCGCGGCATGCTCGCCAACCTCGCCTTCTCGCTGTCCCTCTACAGCGGCCAGATGTGCACCACCCCGCAGAACCTGCTGATCCCCCGCGACGGCATCAGCACCGACCAGGGCCCCCGGAGCTACGACGAGGTGGTCGCCGACCTCGCGGCCGCGGTCGACAAGCTCCTCGGCGACGACGCGCGGGCCAACGCCCTGCTCGGCGCCCTGGTCAACGCCGACGTGAAGTCCCGGCTCGACGCCGCCCCCGGCATCGGCGGCGTGGCGCTGGCCTCCCGGGCGGTCACCCACCCCGACTTCCCGGACGCCGTGGTCCGCACCCCCGCGCTCGTCACGCTCGACGGCGCGAAGCCGGACGCCGAGTCCGCCTACCTGACGGAGTGCTTCGGGCCGGTCTCCTTCGCCGTGGCCGTGGACTCCACCGCCGACGCGCTGGAGTTGCTGCGCCGCACCATCCGGGACAAGGGCGCCATGACCGTCGCCGGCTACACCACGTCCCCGCAGGTCGAGCGGGAGTTGGAAGAGGTCTGCTTCGAGGAGTGCGCCCAGCTCTCCTTGAACCTCACCGGCGGGGTGTACGTCAACCAGACCGCCGCGTTCTCCGACTTCCACGGCTCGGGCGGCAACCCGGCGGCGAACTCCGCCCTGTGCGACGGAGCCTTCGTCGCCGACCGCTTCCGGGTGGTGGAGGTGCGCCGCCCGGCCTGA
- a CDS encoding TetR/AcrR family transcriptional regulator: MTMPKRDTYTPDSLLAVAVEVFNERGYDGTSMEHLSQAAGISKSSIYHHVRGKEELLERAVGRALESLFGIFEETGATAGRAVDRLEYVTRRTTDMLVEELPYVTLLLRVRGNTGTERRAMERRREFDQRVAELLKAAVAEGDLRADVEPRLATRLLFGMINSVVEWYRPDGRGSAQAEQVADAVVRLAFDGLRIPPDADS, from the coding sequence ATGACCATGCCCAAGCGCGACACCTACACACCGGACTCGCTGCTCGCCGTGGCCGTCGAGGTCTTCAACGAGCGCGGTTACGACGGCACGTCCATGGAGCACCTGTCGCAGGCGGCGGGCATCTCCAAGTCCTCGATCTACCACCATGTGCGCGGCAAGGAGGAACTGCTCGAACGGGCGGTCGGCCGCGCCCTGGAGAGCCTGTTCGGCATCTTCGAGGAGACCGGCGCGACCGCGGGCCGCGCGGTGGACCGGCTGGAGTACGTCACCCGGCGCACCACCGACATGCTGGTCGAGGAACTGCCCTACGTCACCTTGCTGCTGCGGGTGCGCGGCAACACCGGCACCGAGCGGCGGGCGATGGAGCGGCGCAGGGAGTTCGACCAGCGGGTGGCGGAACTGCTCAAGGCCGCCGTCGCCGAGGGCGACCTGCGTGCCGACGTCGAGCCCCGGCTCGCCACCCGGCTGCTGTTCGGCATGATCAACTCGGTGGTGGAGTGGTACCGCCCGGACGGCCGCGGCTCCGCACAGGCCGAGCAGGTCGCGGACGCGGTGGTGCGGCTGGCCTTCGACGGGCTGCGGATACCGCCGGACGCCGACTCCTGA
- the pdhA gene encoding pyruvate dehydrogenase (acetyl-transferring) E1 component subunit alpha: MTVLDTPAWRPRTEAGPLLPDQEPFRLLGTPEAARLAPALLTELYAQLVSGRRFNRQATALTKQGRLAVYPSSTGQEACEIAAALALGPRDWLFPSYRDTLAVVARGVDPVEALTLLRGDWHTGYDPRETRVAPLSTPLATQLPHAVGLAHAARLSGDDVAALAMVGDGGTSEGDFHEALNFAAVWKAPVVFLVQNNGFAISVPLSKQSAAPSFAHKAVGYGMPGRLVDGNDAAAVHQVLTEAVDRARAGRGPTLVEAVTYRIDAHTNADDATRYRDDDEVAAWRAHDPVTLLERELTGRGLLDDALRQRTTDDAEALAAALRERMHDDPRLDPTELFAHVYAEPTQQLREQEAMLRAELEAEQRS, encoded by the coding sequence ATGACTGTCCTGGACACCCCCGCCTGGCGCCCGCGCACCGAAGCCGGGCCGCTGCTGCCCGACCAGGAGCCGTTCCGGCTGCTCGGCACCCCCGAGGCCGCCCGGCTCGCCCCCGCGCTGCTCACCGAGCTGTACGCCCAGCTCGTCAGCGGCCGCCGGTTCAACCGGCAGGCGACCGCTCTGACCAAGCAGGGCCGGCTCGCGGTCTACCCGTCGAGCACCGGCCAGGAGGCGTGCGAGATCGCCGCCGCGCTCGCGCTCGGCCCGCGCGACTGGCTCTTCCCCAGCTACCGCGACACCCTCGCGGTGGTCGCCCGCGGCGTGGACCCGGTCGAGGCGCTGACGCTGCTGCGCGGCGACTGGCACACCGGATACGACCCGCGCGAGACCCGGGTGGCCCCGCTCAGCACCCCGCTGGCCACCCAGCTGCCGCACGCGGTCGGCCTCGCGCACGCCGCCCGGCTCAGCGGTGACGACGTGGCGGCGCTGGCCATGGTCGGCGACGGCGGCACCAGCGAGGGCGACTTCCACGAGGCGCTGAACTTCGCGGCGGTGTGGAAGGCCCCGGTGGTCTTCCTGGTGCAGAACAACGGCTTCGCGATCTCCGTCCCGCTGTCCAAGCAGAGTGCCGCGCCGTCCTTCGCCCACAAGGCGGTCGGCTACGGCATGCCCGGCCGCCTGGTGGACGGCAACGACGCGGCGGCCGTCCACCAGGTGCTCACCGAAGCGGTGGACCGGGCCCGCGCGGGCCGCGGCCCCACCCTCGTCGAGGCGGTCACCTACCGGATCGACGCGCACACCAACGCCGATGACGCGACGCGCTACCGCGACGACGACGAAGTCGCCGCCTGGCGCGCGCACGACCCGGTCACCCTGCTGGAGCGCGAGCTGACCGGCCGCGGCCTGCTCGACGACGCGCTGCGGCAGCGCACCACCGACGACGCGGAGGCGCTCGCCGCCGCCCTGCGCGAGCGCATGCACGACGACCCGCGGCTGGACCCGACGGAGCTGTTCGCACACGTCTACGCGGAGCCCACGCAGCAACTGCGCGAGCAGGAGGCCATGCTGCGCGCCGAGCTGGAAGCGGAGCAGCGCTCATGA
- a CDS encoding TrmH family RNA methyltransferase, with protein sequence MSEDEAARPGSSAAAVHRWQAATEARCVLLDGFHALKHALRFGADVRVAVTADRPGLLRLAAELAPDLTAELAGRVAEVPGPVLRELVPRVHPTGVAALAARPDRAANLADLHRMPRLAPLVVLDSPRNLGNVGAVIRLAAGFAATGVVTTGDLDPWHPNAVRSGAGLHYATAVERADQDALPPGPRYVLDPEGKDIRDTGLPDDALVVFGSERHGVSAALRDRADALVSLPMRAQVSSYNLATSVGMALYHWAATSRSPLVPGRGGPGGH encoded by the coding sequence ATGAGCGAGGACGAGGCCGCGCGGCCAGGGAGCAGCGCGGCCGCGGTGCACCGCTGGCAGGCGGCGACCGAAGCGCGGTGCGTGTTGCTCGACGGCTTCCACGCGCTCAAGCACGCGCTGCGCTTCGGCGCCGACGTACGGGTCGCCGTGACCGCGGACCGGCCCGGGCTGCTGCGGCTGGCCGCCGAGTTGGCACCCGACCTCACCGCGGAACTGGCCGGGCGGGTCGCCGAGGTGCCGGGCCCGGTGCTGCGCGAACTGGTGCCCCGGGTCCATCCGACCGGCGTGGCCGCGCTCGCCGCCCGCCCGGACCGCGCCGCGAACCTGGCCGACCTGCACCGCATGCCCCGGCTCGCCCCGTTGGTCGTGCTGGATTCCCCGCGCAACCTCGGCAACGTCGGTGCCGTCATCCGCCTCGCCGCCGGCTTCGCCGCCACCGGGGTGGTGACCACCGGCGACCTCGACCCCTGGCACCCCAACGCCGTACGGTCCGGCGCCGGGCTGCACTACGCCACCGCGGTCGAGCGCGCCGACCAGGACGCACTGCCGCCGGGGCCCCGCTATGTCCTGGACCCCGAGGGCAAGGACATCCGCGACACCGGTCTGCCCGACGACGCGCTCGTGGTCTTCGGGTCCGAGCGGCACGGCGTCTCCGCCGCGCTGCGCGACCGGGCCGACGCGCTGGTGTCGCTGCCGATGCGGGCGCAGGTCTCCAGCTACAACCTCGCCACCAGCGTGGGCATGGCGCTTTACCACTGGGCGGCCACCTCCCGCTCGCCGCTGGTGCCGGGGCGGGGCGGGCCGGGCGGGCACTGA
- a CDS encoding 3-hydroxyacyl-CoA dehydrogenase has product MTAPDLTSTVAVVGAGTMGQGIAQVALVAGHRVLIHDAVPGRARAAVEAVTARLDRLVEKSRLGTEERASALARLAAAETTADLVPARLVVEAVVEDLAVKQGLFAELERVVADDCLLATNTSSLSVTAVASGLRRPGRLVGLHFFNPAPLLPLVEVVAGAAGDPAAVTAAFDLAAAWGKTPVRCTDTPGFLVNRIARPYYAEALRVYEERAADPATIDALLRESGGFAMGAFELTDLIGQDVNEAVTRSVWEAYGRDPKFGPSLAQRRLVESGRLGRKAGRGWFPYGPGRSAAEVAAATEPHTADAALAPEFVTLRGELGPAAELAALAEEARVEVRREPEAPGTTGAFVLPGGVRLHLADGRLPGEPSVQFDLALDYRAATRVAIAPAAGVHADAVAEATGLFQAMGKEVSVIRDVPGMVVARTVAMLVDFALDAVAREVATAHDVDTAMRLGVNYPLGPLEWGERISLPYVRDLLDGLHAWYPTGRYAPGPELRRRAAAARDVVCS; this is encoded by the coding sequence GTGACCGCACCAGATCTGACCAGCACCGTCGCCGTCGTCGGCGCGGGCACCATGGGCCAGGGCATCGCGCAGGTCGCGCTGGTGGCCGGCCATCGCGTGCTGATCCACGACGCCGTGCCGGGCCGGGCCCGCGCGGCCGTGGAAGCGGTCACCGCCCGGCTGGACCGGCTGGTCGAGAAGAGCCGGCTCGGCACCGAGGAGCGCGCGTCGGCGCTGGCCCGGCTCGCGGCGGCCGAGACCACCGCGGACCTGGTGCCCGCCCGGCTCGTCGTGGAGGCCGTGGTCGAGGACCTCGCCGTCAAGCAGGGGCTCTTCGCCGAGCTGGAGCGGGTGGTCGCCGACGACTGCCTGCTGGCGACGAACACCTCCTCGCTGTCGGTGACCGCCGTGGCGAGCGGCCTGCGCCGCCCGGGCCGGCTGGTCGGGCTGCATTTCTTCAACCCGGCGCCGCTGCTGCCGCTGGTCGAGGTGGTCGCCGGCGCGGCCGGCGACCCGGCCGCCGTGACAGCCGCGTTCGACCTCGCCGCCGCCTGGGGCAAGACCCCGGTGCGCTGCACCGACACCCCCGGCTTCCTGGTCAACCGCATCGCCCGCCCCTACTACGCAGAGGCGCTGCGCGTGTACGAGGAGCGGGCCGCCGACCCCGCCACCATCGACGCCCTGCTGCGCGAGAGCGGCGGCTTCGCGATGGGCGCGTTCGAGCTGACCGACCTGATCGGCCAGGACGTCAACGAGGCGGTCACCCGCTCGGTGTGGGAGGCGTACGGCCGCGATCCGAAGTTCGGGCCCTCGCTGGCGCAGCGCCGGCTGGTGGAGTCCGGCCGGCTGGGCCGCAAGGCGGGGCGCGGCTGGTTCCCGTACGGCCCGGGCCGCAGCGCGGCCGAGGTGGCGGCGGCCACCGAGCCGCACACCGCCGACGCGGCCCTGGCGCCGGAGTTCGTCACCCTCCGCGGGGAGCTCGGCCCGGCGGCGGAACTGGCCGCGCTCGCCGAGGAGGCGCGGGTGGAGGTGCGCAGGGAACCCGAGGCGCCCGGGACGACGGGCGCGTTCGTCCTGCCCGGCGGCGTCCGCCTGCACCTGGCCGACGGGCGGCTGCCGGGCGAACCGTCGGTCCAGTTCGACCTGGCGCTGGACTACCGGGCCGCCACCAGGGTGGCGATCGCGCCGGCCGCCGGGGTGCACGCCGACGCCGTCGCCGAGGCGACCGGCCTGTTCCAGGCCATGGGCAAGGAGGTCAGCGTCATCCGGGACGTGCCCGGCATGGTGGTCGCCCGCACCGTGGCGATGCTGGTGGACTTCGCGCTGGACGCCGTCGCCAGGGAGGTGGCGACCGCGCACGACGTGGACACCGCGATGAGGCTGGGCGTGAACTACCCGCTGGGGCCGCTGGAGTGGGGCGAGCGGATCTCGCTGCCCTACGTACGGGACCTGCTGGACGGCCTGCACGCCTGGTACCCGACCGGACGGTACGCACCCGGGCCTGAACTGAGGCGGCGTGCGGCGGCGGCCCGGGATGTGGTCTGCTCATGA
- a CDS encoding DUF5819 family protein, which produces MGPTDGPPPNVAALSLPGRIVVAVTVGAVAVGALLHLGMVFLYVAPSNTLSKEHAAAVNDYIYPEFEQNWKLFAPDPLQQNVHVQARAELSKPGGGTETTGWVDLTGMDIAAMRHDPLPSHTQQNELRRAWGYYTDTHDAQEQSTSTGGDLSRTYLQRIIQGRLGKKLNGGTVVRIQARAATTPVAQPSWSVGASSPTTQYRTLPWWGVDSAAPGATPDPGTTAAPGTTAAPGATPSSPGPSTTAPPPTTTTPGQGASS; this is translated from the coding sequence ATGGGGCCAACGGACGGGCCGCCGCCCAATGTGGCGGCGCTGTCGCTGCCCGGGCGGATAGTCGTGGCGGTGACGGTCGGCGCGGTCGCGGTCGGCGCGCTGCTCCACCTGGGGATGGTGTTCCTGTACGTGGCGCCGTCGAACACGCTCAGCAAGGAGCACGCGGCCGCCGTCAATGACTACATCTACCCGGAGTTCGAGCAGAACTGGAAGCTGTTCGCCCCCGACCCGCTCCAGCAGAACGTGCACGTCCAGGCCCGCGCCGAGCTGAGCAAGCCCGGCGGCGGCACCGAGACCACCGGTTGGGTGGACCTGACCGGTATGGACATCGCGGCGATGCGGCACGACCCGCTGCCCAGCCACACGCAGCAGAACGAACTGCGCCGCGCCTGGGGCTACTACACGGACACCCATGACGCCCAGGAGCAGTCGACCAGCACCGGCGGCGACCTGAGCCGCACCTACCTCCAGCGCATCATCCAGGGGCGGCTCGGCAAGAAGCTGAACGGCGGCACGGTGGTCCGCATCCAGGCCCGCGCGGCCACCACCCCGGTGGCGCAGCCGTCCTGGAGCGTCGGGGCGTCCTCGCCCACCACCCAGTACCGGACCCTGCCGTGGTGGGGCGTCGACTCCGCCGCCCCCGGCGCGACGCCCGACCCGGGCACGACCGCCGCTCCCGGTACGACCGCCGCCCCCGGCGCGACGCCGAGCAGCCCCGGCCCGAGCACCACTGCTCCACCGCCGACCACCACCACTCCCGGGCAGGGGGCCTCCTCATGA
- a CDS encoding IS481 family transposase, protein MPHRNAPLTETGRLRLARCIVDDRWTLRRAAERFQVSPTTAQRWAARYRELGEAGMVDRSSRPHSSPRRTPTRTERRIIKVRVLRRWGPARIAYLLGLNPATVHRVLTRYRLARLAHLDRATGRVIRRYEHAAPGDLVHVDIKKLGNIPDGGGHKVLGRQAGRKNRTKAGMSFLHNAIDDHSRLAYSEILADEKKETAVGFWQRAHAFFAAAGITVQRVLTDNGSCYKSHLWRNSLAEQGISHKRTRPYRPQTNGKVERFNRTLLDEWAYAKPYRTDAERRAAYQQWLHTYNHHRGHTALKGQPPASRVPNLTGQYT, encoded by the coding sequence ATGCCCCACCGTAATGCACCTCTGACCGAGACCGGCCGTCTGCGGCTGGCCCGCTGCATCGTTGACGACCGGTGGACCCTGCGCCGGGCCGCCGAACGCTTCCAGGTCTCGCCCACCACGGCTCAGCGGTGGGCGGCCCGCTACCGGGAGCTGGGCGAGGCCGGGATGGTCGACCGCTCCTCGCGCCCGCACTCCAGCCCGCGCCGGACACCGACCCGTACCGAGCGGCGGATCATCAAGGTCCGTGTCCTGCGCCGGTGGGGACCGGCCCGTATCGCCTACCTTCTCGGGCTGAACCCGGCGACCGTGCACCGTGTCCTGACCCGCTACCGGCTGGCCCGTCTGGCCCACCTGGACCGTGCCACCGGCCGGGTGATCCGCCGCTACGAACACGCCGCCCCCGGCGACCTCGTCCACGTCGACATCAAGAAACTCGGCAACATCCCCGACGGCGGCGGCCACAAGGTCCTCGGCCGGCAAGCAGGCCGCAAGAACCGCACCAAGGCGGGCATGAGCTTCCTGCACAACGCCATCGACGACCACTCCCGCCTGGCCTACAGCGAAATCCTGGCCGACGAGAAGAAAGAGACCGCCGTCGGGTTCTGGCAGCGCGCCCACGCCTTCTTCGCCGCCGCCGGTATCACCGTCCAGCGGGTCCTGACCGACAACGGCTCCTGCTACAAGTCACATCTGTGGCGCAACTCCCTTGCCGAGCAAGGTATTTCACACAAACGCACCCGGCCCTACCGGCCCCAGACCAACGGCAAGGTCGAACGGTTCAACCGCACCCTGCTGGACGAATGGGCCTACGCGAAGCCCTACCGCACCGACGCCGAACGACGCGCCGCCTATCAGCAGTGGCTCCACACCTACAATCACCACCGCGGACACACCGCACTCAAAGGCCAACCACCCGCCAGCCGCGTCCCCAACCTAACGGGTCAGTACACCTAG
- a CDS encoding alpha-ketoacid dehydrogenase subunit beta: protein MAQALNQALRDALSFDPTVHVLGEDVGTLGGVFRITDGLARDFGDDRCTDTPLAEAGILGAAVGMAMYGLRPVVEMQFDAFAYPSFEQLVSHVAKMRNRTRGALPLPITIRIPYGGGIGGVEHHSDSSEAYYLHTPGLHVVTPATVEDAYGLLRAAIASDDPVVFLEPKRLYWSKADWSPQAPREVPPIGRAVLRRPGRSATLITYGPSLPVCLEAAEAAKEEGWDLGVVDLRSLVPFDEETVARVVRGTGRAVVVHESSGFGGAGAEIAARITERCFHHLEAPVLRVAGFDIPYPPPMLERHHLPGVDRILDAVGRLQWEEG from the coding sequence ATGGCACAGGCGCTCAACCAGGCGCTGCGGGACGCGCTCAGCTTCGACCCGACCGTCCATGTGCTCGGTGAGGACGTCGGCACCCTCGGCGGCGTCTTCCGGATCACCGACGGACTGGCCCGCGACTTCGGCGACGACCGCTGCACCGACACCCCGCTCGCCGAGGCCGGCATCCTCGGCGCCGCGGTCGGCATGGCGATGTACGGGCTGCGGCCGGTGGTCGAGATGCAGTTCGACGCCTTCGCCTACCCGTCGTTCGAGCAGCTCGTCAGCCATGTGGCCAAGATGCGCAACCGCACCCGGGGCGCGCTGCCGCTGCCGATCACCATCCGCATCCCCTACGGCGGCGGCATCGGCGGCGTCGAGCACCACAGCGACTCCTCCGAGGCGTATTACCTGCACACCCCGGGGCTGCACGTGGTGACGCCGGCGACCGTCGAGGACGCCTACGGGCTGCTGCGGGCCGCCATCGCCTCCGACGACCCGGTGGTGTTCCTGGAGCCCAAGCGGCTGTACTGGTCGAAGGCCGACTGGTCGCCGCAGGCGCCGCGCGAGGTCCCGCCGATCGGGCGCGCGGTGCTGCGGCGCCCCGGGCGCAGCGCCACCCTGATCACCTACGGCCCCTCGCTGCCGGTGTGCCTGGAGGCCGCCGAGGCCGCGAAGGAGGAGGGCTGGGACCTGGGCGTGGTGGACCTGCGCAGCCTGGTGCCGTTCGACGAGGAGACGGTGGCGCGGGTGGTGCGCGGCACCGGGCGGGCGGTCGTGGTGCACGAGTCGTCCGGGTTCGGCGGCGCGGGCGCGGAGATCGCCGCGCGGATCACCGAGCGCTGCTTCCACCACCTCGAGGCGCCGGTGCTGCGGGTGGCCGGGTTCGACATCCCCTACCCGCCGCCGATGCTGGAACGGCACCATCTGCCCGGGGTCGACCGGATTCTGGACGCCGTGGGCCGCTTGCAGTGGGAGGAGGGGTGA